CCCCTGGGCAATGGCCACCATCGATTCCGAAAGTGCCACGACGTCGCCGGGGTCGGCGACATCGGCGGCGTAGCGCCGCACGACCTCGGCCAGGTCGTCCTTCTCCGTGATGATGTGGGTGCGCAGCGGCACGGGCTTATAGCGCAAGGGCGGCGTCCCCGTTTCCGGCGGCGGCGTAAAAGCGAGCCAGGCCGTTACGGATGGCCTGGGCGATCCGGTCCCGGAAGACCACGCTTCTCAGCAGCGCTTCGTCGAGCGGGTTGCCGATGCACACTGGCTCGACCCAGACGTGCAGAAGGGAGGCGTGTGGTGGCGTCCCGGAGGCGAGCGCCCATGCCGGGACAGGGGACGTGCCCATCCCCCGGTCAGGCAGGCCGAGCCGCTCCAGCAGCGCCGCGTGCACGCTCTCGGCCAGGGCCTGCGCCCGGGCCGGCTCGCCGCCCGCGCCCGGCACCACCAGTGTCCGGATCCCTCGGCAATCCTGGCCGGTGTCGTGGGCCGTGTGGAGGCTCACCAGCACCTCGGCCCGCCGGGCCACGGCCGCCCTCAGCCGCTGGGATTCGTCAACGTCCCGGTCGTCCTGCCGGGTGAGCGAGACCTCGCAGCCGGCCTCCCTCAGGTGCCAGACGAGGCGGGAGGCGATCTTCAGCACCACGTGCCGCTCCTCCAGGTTGATGGGTCCCCGGGCGCCCACGTCCCGCCCGCCGTGGGCGGGGTCGACCGTGATGCGCCGGCCTCGCAAGAGGCGGCGCAGCGGCTCCCGGCTCAGGACGACGCGGGTGACCACCGGCATGCCGGGTTCCACCTGGACGTGGGGATCCACGCCCGCGCCGGCCAACTCCAGGCGGATTCGGCATTCCACACAGTCGGGCAGTGCTTGAAAGAGCCTGACCGACCGCACGATGCCGTCGAGGAGCAGCCGCTCGAAGGGATCCATGTTGAGGCGCAGGCCCCACAGGAGCAGCCGTAGCGTGCCCGGGTCGCGGCAGTCGAGCGCGTGGCG
The window above is part of the Bacillota bacterium genome. Proteins encoded here:
- a CDS encoding N-acetylmuramoyl-L-alanine amidase — encoded protein: MKPRVTNVRATVTAGSPAVSIVEVESTLPASRHALDCRDPGTLRLLLWGLRLNMDPFERLLLDGIVRSVRLFQALPDCVECRIRLELAGAGVDPHVQVEPGMPVVTRVVLSREPLRRLLRGRRITVDPAHGGRDVGARGPINLEERHVVLKIASRLVWHLREAGCEVSLTRQDDRDVDESQRLRAAVARRAEVLVSLHTAHDTGQDCRGIRTLVVPGAGGEPARAQALAESVHAALLERLGLPDRGMGTSPVPAWALASGTPPHASLLHVWVEPVCIGNPLDEALLRSVVFRDRIAQAIRNGLARFYAAAGNGDAALAL